The Scylla paramamosain isolate STU-SP2022 chromosome 27, ASM3559412v1, whole genome shotgun sequence genome contains the following window.
gttGAATGCTTCACTCAGTAGTCTGTTACTAACTATGGGGTGCACCCAGAACTTTCTTTGCCTTTTGTGCTTCATCTTCACAAAGAGAGCACAGACAGCTGCTACTTGCACAAGATCCATAGATACTGACCTCGTTTGTGGCCACCATCAAGTGGCTCATGTGCATGGTGCTTCTTCTCACCATTTTTTTGTGGCGCCCATTTTCTGTGGTTGCCACTGACCACAAAAAGAAGCTCGTGTGAATGCAGCCTGAATCAATCATTTGTCTCAGAAGTGAAGACTTCAATTCAAGTGGTAGAATGGTCAACATCTATCCAGTTTCACTGGCCATATTAGTCATTATGGCCTGATGAATaagatgatgatgtgtgtgttgagtgccTACAGGATTACTGTATCTCACTGCTTCCTCACAtggcattaacaaaaaataatacctaCCCCTGTTTGTGCATCTGGCTTGTTTGATTTTGTAGTCTTGTGCACACTAGTCAGTCACTTCTACACAGTGTACATTATTGTCATATTTTTAGTTTCCTGTTATGAAAGAaacattttacctttttttggtGTTACTGTATTTTAAAGCAATACATTGTGCCCTTGTCAACATGCACCCTTTGCACCACCtgcaaataatatatttttgttatattattacaGATAAGAAGTTCCAGAAGTAGTAAGTGTGGCAATTTTCAGGCACATGATACTTGAAAGATTATTTACTTCTTGAAATAATAAGCATGAAAATGTAGTTCATGCTGCTAAATACACATGTAGAGAGAAATTTTGTATTGACTCAGCTTTTCATGTACAGCAACTGGAAGCAGATTGTTCAAGTCTGAGGGTGCCAGTGTTCAGTCAGCTGTTGGTCATACTGtgagaactctctctctctctctctctctctctctctctctctctctctctctctctctctctctctctctctctctctctctctctctctctctctctctctctctctctctctctctctctctctctctctctctctctctctctctctctctctctctctctctctctctctcatatatatattcttgGTCCTggaaaagaaactaagaaactGATTCAAATCAGATTTGTGAGCAGTTATTTACAGATGAGCTTATCATATCAGTTTTTTGGTAACAGACATTCCAGTAAACTCTTGTAATGATAAGATAAATGGGCAAAATAATTTTGTAAAAgtttaagaataataataatttcaggaCCAATCCCTAAAATAATACTAGAATTTAGGCAAAATATGGGGCCAAAATAAAAACTGAGCTAATGGGAATTTTGTGACCCATAGATTTCTTATACACTTGCAAGAGACAGCCTCCTTATATCAGGGGAATTTTGAGCCCCAAAATGTTTGCTAATTTTTCTAAGGTTCAAAATCAGTCAGAATATTTTGGTTCTAAAATCACAAGTGATATTTAAGTACTTGTCCTCACACGAGTagacaaagaacaaaaatttGAGGGAAAAAATTTATGGGATTAAAAAACTTATGATGTGACAAGGCTTAGATAAACTATAAAAATTAGGGTAGAATTTATAGTCCAAGAAACTTGAAAGATCAGGGGAGGTTTTAGTGCCAGAAATTACCAATGCTTATTGTAACAGACAGTCTCATGTTATCAGAGAAATTCCATTTTGAAACTGaagaattttcttgtttttctgtttctaacTTTAGAAAAttggttgagaaaaaaaattgcttctACAAAATATTGGTGAACAGCCAAAATTTGGGTAGACAAAAATTTCCTTCAGCTTCACAGTGCCAAGCCATGAGggcaatttttattattattattattatcatcatcatcatcatcatttgaaGCTAAGGACACGTATGTTAAGTTTAGATTTATGTATGCCTAATGTCTTCTTAATTTCCACTCAGCCTAGAAGACGTATACTATAATTCAACTTTTTATGATAAACTAATAGTTAACTAGACTTTTAGATTTTAAATCTTATTCATCCTCCAGGCTGAGTTATGGATCATTTTTTGAGTGGCCTTGATCACGGAAATAACCCGTGGTATGGAGCGCGTGCAACCGTAGCCTCGCACGAGTTTGCCATTGGTAACAgtaagtattattattgttcttttgctGAGAGggagatgctctctctctctctctcaatggtaaATAATACTTGTTGTTTGTCAGTCATGATGAAAAGTGCCTCAGATGTTTGTAGTATTTATAATGATATTCATATGCTTGTGATTTCCAGGCTCTTTTCAGTTAATCCCAATCCCTGGAAATACCACTAGCCATACAACTACTAACCACAGTGTGTATACAAGTACAAGTCAAGCAAACTCACAGTCAGCTTTTCGGCCCCCTATTGAGTCTCCGAAAGTCAAGTCtgaaaaagaggatgatgacAGAAGTGACACACCCTCCCCATCAGTAGCACTAACACCACTCTCCACCAACATGGCCCATAACAGCCATAAAGCTAAGGCTGGTAAGTTAGTTATGGTGTTCAGTTCTATGAGGCTGAATTGAGAGTATAtataaaaaggtaaaattattgGTTGCTAAGAGTGCATgtgagagagaatgttattctTACGAAAAAATTAGCTGTAATGAGTagtgtcacgatcgcttacttacttacgatcgtacgatcccggttatctttccaagaaagtggacgttacactgatcccagaaagttttaaaggtctggatttttaaaggcttcgagtgcctacccgacctatccgaaatcgccaggattacctctcactctacctttaccttgactcagcacacctggaatcacctctaataccagattaatgttaaattaaattatgaagagaataatactacatgatataaaatggataaataagccttacactacttataaccaataataagaataatgcccgaatggcaggtaatcAGAACaagggggacactaagaaaatgtgatcccattcaaggtaaactcggccaataacatgacagtaGTAAAAGGAGTGGTGTTTGAAAATGTAAATAGCTTTATGACATCAAATTGCAAGTACTATTTGGGCATGTTTTGTGAATTGGAGTTGTTTTCTCTGATAACCTTGTATTAACTTTTTGCAGCTGGAACTGGACGTTGGGATACTAAGAAAGTCTGTAACATTTGTGGGAAAGTTCTCTCTCGAGGTGACAAGCTGAAGAATCACATTCGCACCCACACGAACAACTTTCCCTTCCATTGTGACACTTGTGGCCAGGGATTCCTCCGCTCCGAGGGACTGCGTGTCCACACTCGGATCCACACAGGAGAGCGCCCTTATGTTTGTATTGTGTGCAGTAAGGGTTACACTAGAAAGGACAAACTTACTAGGCATGCTGTTGTCCACACTGGGGAAAGACCTTTTGTGTGTCAGCACTGTGGAAAGTCTTTTACTAGGAAGGACAAGCTGCAACGTCACGAGATGATTCACAAAGTGGACAAGCCCTTTACATGTGTGCCATGCAACTTGGAGTTTGTACGTCAGGAAACATTCAATGCacatatggaaagaaaacaccCCGAACGCCTCCCTTACACTGTAGTTCAGCAGCCTCGTTCAGGCAGCCCATCCTATCATCCGCAGGGCATCAATCTCTCAGGTTTGTCGGATACTAAAAGTAACAATGGCAGTAACACCAGCAGCAATACCAAAGTGTCTGTTGCAGGCAACAATAAGCTTGGAACCACATTAGCTTCAACAAGCAGTGCATCATCTATCCTGAGTGGAACTTCGCTCAGTGGTAGTGGCAATGCTTTGGCAGCTGGGCATTCAATTCTGAGTGGTACTTCCCTCCTCAGTGGCACTTCTCTCTTCAGTGGCACAACATTATCAACTGGAATCCCACAACCTGGTAATAGTGGAGCTCATGTTGTATGAACTTCAGTAATTTAACAAAAATGACTAATATTGCTAAAGCAGACATTCATTtaatatagaaaataatgatatatgTAAGTTTAAGCTTCTGAAGTATGCATTTAGATTTTGATACTAATATTTCCATATTCTTTTGGATTAAAAGTACTTCATATATTCATTACATATACAGGATGTCCTAGAAGGAAAGTCACATCTTGTCAGATATGAAAGATCAAGCCATTCCAAGTTGGAAATATTCTGTGGTCTAATGCTTTCAGTGCCATTGTTAAGAAGTAACGACATTTTAATATGAAGGCACTAAGAATTggcaagggagagggggaggagagggcatATTGAGGATGTTACTTGATTACACTTCAAGgttttcataaataaagatatataaTCGTATTCAAGAATGGAGCATATTGTTGTAGCAAATAATAGCTAAAACATAGGGAATGCCATATGGCAACAGCAATTAGCTGGACATTGCAGGACAGCCCATGTGCAGTCACTTGCCATTGTGCTTTGAATTTCCGGTAACTTCTAAACCATTTGACCATAGAATATTTCTGACTTTGAATGTCAATCTTTCATTTCTGAGAATATACAACTTTCCACCCAGGACATCCAGTATATACCATCTTCCTATTACAAGTGACATATTCTATATGGGTGGATATTTAAAGTTTTGATGTTCAAGTTAATCCAGTATTTTTACAGTAATCACTAAAGAATTTTATGACCCACATAAGCAATCAGTTGAAACACTTCAATCAGGATTGTTGgaagttttctttttacaaGTTTTCCCTTTCATCTAAGATATAGCCAtaaaattttaatattttatacTTAGCATGTCTCCTTGCATATTGTAATTCTTCAACAGCATACCCATAGCAATAACAGTTCATTGCTTTATCTTCACTTTGGCAGTACTTGTATCATCATAAGAACAGGCACATTAATGACAGATTATGGTGTCACCTGATTTTTcacagtaattattattattattattattattattattattaattattagttTTTGTCTTTGTCTCATGATGTGGTACTGGTGAGGTTTGTTCTTTTATAGTAAGCACACTCACTTACAGTAGGGTACAACTGCAAACCACCTTTTTCATGTCAAGCTTCAAGTTCACAATATCTCAGTGTTAGTTCTATACCATTTTTGTGCATAGTGGACATGGACTACAGTGTGAAAGGAGACAAGTCCAAATTAATTTCTGATGGTCTTGAACTCAAACCTAAGTCCTCTTGGTTGAGAGCTGAGCTCATTAGGTACTACACCAAAGCATTGAATATTATCATTCAAACAGTGGCATGATATTATAATATCCAGTAGACTGAAATGTTTCAATTTTTTCAGTTCTACATTTGTGGAAATCATGTTTTTATCTAAGTAATCAACATTAATTAGTAATTTGTTAATTTTTCAATCTTGGAGGTGTTCTGCTGCCTTGTTCCATGAGGATTATAAAGTTCTGTTAATTTGTTTTATCTCCAAGATGTAAAACAGGTTGACCATCAATACTTTAACATCATTGGATTTAGAACCATCCCAAATTAACCATTTTCTTGAATTAACCAAGGTTTAACCTTGACACCTCTAATACAGCTCCTGATATATCTAAAAGACTTAAATAATGTGACTGGTGTGCCAAAGAATGTTTTCCAGTAAAATGAAACAGATATTGTATTAAATGTAAGTCAAACACAAATATCACAAAACAGGAAACAAGCCTGGTGAACTTGTTGGTGTATTCTTCTGCTCCTTCCTTGTTCAGAAACAAACCTAATTCACTGAAATGCCATGGCACTTCAGGAATCTCTACAACCATCCCGTGGTAAACTCAGTGTTGTTTTGAACCAAACCCTCTATGAAATACCTTcatttgtttcatcattattgTATCAGATATGTTTACATCATCACTTGCTGTTGAAACCACTGTGGCATTACTTGATCATAAGCTGTACTCTTTCTATCTTTATATCTTTCATAGTTTTTCATATGCATATCTGTTTCTTCGAATTTGAATTGTTTCAATTTTTCCCACTGCATTAAACTGTTCTAAGCAAGTGCTGATCCTGTGCCATAAGTTTCACACAGGTGATGAAAAAATGCTGCAGTCCGATTTTTGCaaaaatttaacttttcttttattattattattttacatttgAACATTTTGTGCCACAATCTCCACTTGCTTCTTTTGAAGTCATAACTAGCATGATGTAGGagtcacaaataaaaaatatctgAATAAAAACATTTCTGCTCAGCACcagttccacacacacacacacacacacacacacacacacacacacacacacacacacacacacacacacacactgaagggcTTCTTGAATGGATTGGCAGTGCAATGTGGAATCACTCCCACCATCAAAATTGTTCCTGGATTTACTTGCTCCATTTCTACCCTAACATATTCTACAGACAGCAGTAATAATTTGTCAATATACCTCAATATAATTGTTGATAGCACACCAAATCTACTAATATAAGATTGGATGGTAGGACTTTTACACTCGCACATAGGGTATGTTTTGGTGCTCTGTTTTAACACATTACTCTtgttttcttactccatttctATCATAATGTATTCTACAGACAACAGAGTGATAATAATTTGCTAAGATAACTCCATACAGATGTTGTTAATACATAATTCATTACATGTTAAATGTATAAATTATCTGTTAGAGTTTTGATGCCTTCTCACTATAGTGCACATGCACAAAGGTGTCTTCCAGGAGCAGTTTTGACACATAAACTCACACAACAGTGATACCATGCTAGGTTTGTAGTGCCATCTGCATGCAGCAAATTAATCACATGGCCACAGCacatgcttaaaaaaaatacagctaaCTGAAAATATCATATTAAATGAGGTTCTAAATTAAGCGATGTCAGAGTACCAGTGGTCAACCTGTGTTTAATCAGATATGAACATATACTTTTTAAGAAATCAAATTTAGTGTTTGATAAGCTATGATGCACAAAATTATGCAATTGAAAGCTGTCATATTGCAGCTTTCAAAATTTTCTTGCCTTAACACAATAAAAGTAATTGCATATGCTTCCTTATTTTTGTGAAAGCTTTATGTGTTGCCTCAAAAGTACAGTTATATGGCTATTAGAACAAATCCAGCAACATAGTTACAAAAAAGGCATTGCTGAAACACCTTGTCTACTTACTGCTTCATTAATCTGTTCCAGCTCATAGATTATATTGACACATGCAAAAGTAATTTATCATAGTAAATCGAGTTAGATGCTGGCAGTAAGAAAGCctttaggaagagaaaatgtagaTCTTGATTGATCATAAGAATACCTTCATAAGTCAATTGACATCTTTAGTAAGCCTGTGAGTATATAGAAATGTTGTAAATCCAGTGAGGAAACTTTATGAagatgtttttcataatgttataaGTTCAGCCCATTTTCTTgaatttattgatatatatacCTACTaaacattaacattttaatgacattttattttttgttaaaaaAATCAGGTATTATGTATGTACATCATGCATAGAATTATGGTAAACTGAGAAGACATTTCAACATGTCAAATATgccttttttatattatttaaggATCTTGGAAGTTTTTCATTGTACATGTGGATACTATGATGTGAATAAATTTCATATGTAAGGATATATTTGGGCTAAACTAAAACATGACAACAATCAAGCTTATATTATCATCGGGATTCTCCACTCCTTTTTAGATTAGCATaagattttttcttaattccacAAGATTAATTatagtgatttatttattggGAAGGAAATTGCAGGTAATAAGCAAAATGTGCTCTTTGTAGAACCACTTGTATCTTAAGGTTTTTATGGAGTAGTTTTCTCAGAACTACTCCTGTTATTCATAAAactgtattttcatattttagctTTACAATGTGAAGACATTAAGGACGAGTATGAACTAATATAGTAGATTAAATTTATGCTGAGCAAAGATATAAGAGGGCTAAGAACAGCATGTAGCAAATTGAACTGATAATGTAAGTAATTTTAACatactttaagaaaaaaattttccGCTGAAGACAATGAACTATTACTACATGTTGTCTTCCTGTATTTGTAAAGATTTGGTCATCATGATGATTAACATACCAAAAATCAAACAGTATTTGTTAGGGAAATAGAGTCTGCTACTAATGCTGTCAATATTATACTAGATGATGTGAGCATgagggaagaatagaaggaacgTTGTAGTAATAGCAAGACCAGTTCCACAATACCATTGAAATTAATACTATCAAGAGTTCTATAGAGATATTTAGAATCCTGTGGCATTTCATAATGCATAATACATTGTGTATTTCTAGAATGCATCCTGGAAGCTTAAGATCAAATCCCGTATGTGTATTTTAAATATAATGATTATAAAGCTTCACGTAAATTGGTGTTAGTAATTATGTATATAGTTCAGCATTTTGTGCCAATAATTGTGCTCTTGGCACTGCATTATATGccctgtctgtttattttttattcacatgaGTAAAGTAAATACATTTTAGTGCTTAATCTATGCATTCCTTTCTATACAAGCCACATCTGGGAGACCATTATATCCTGAAGATTGTGTATCAGCATGAACTCCACCTCAGATGAAACTGTGCTCACACACACTGCAGGATTGTGACTCGTTAACAAACAGCActatgaaaagaggaaaagggcaGATCCATTTTGACTGTGTTGACTTTGTAAGAGGTGAAATGAGTTGGGCATTATTTATGTGAGTATTTGGTAATGCAGTACAGTATTAGTTTTAACTTTATTATGCAGTGCAATGCAATGTATgatttacatatataaaaaaatattctcaCATATATATTTCCATAAATATTACTGTATTAATGTTATGTGTGATATTTATgattaatttttatattttaattaacTATACTGCTGTGCATAATTCAATAATTATTTCATAATCATGAAATTTTGAGCAAAATTTTGTTTTCTGAAAGCATAACTTGATAATGG
Protein-coding sequences here:
- the LOC135114039 gene encoding zinc finger protein 264-like, with amino-acid sequence MDHFLSGLDHGNNPWYGARATVASHEFAIGNSSFQLIPIPGNTTSHTTTNHSVYTSTSQANSQSAFRPPIESPKVKSEKEDDDRSDTPSPSVALTPLSTNMAHNSHKAKAAGTGRWDTKKVCNICGKVLSRGDKLKNHIRTHTNNFPFHCDTCGQGFLRSEGLRVHTRIHTGERPYVCIVCSKGYTRKDKLTRHAVVHTGERPFVCQHCGKSFTRKDKLQRHEMIHKVDKPFTCVPCNLEFVRQETFNAHMERKHPERLPYTVVQQPRSGSPSYHPQGINLSGLSDTKSNNGSNTSSNTKVSVAGNNKLGTTLASTSSASSILSGTSLSGSGNALAAGHSILSGTSLLSGTSLFSGTTLSTGIPQPGNSGAHVV